In Danaus plexippus chromosome 14, MEX_DaPlex, whole genome shotgun sequence, a single genomic region encodes these proteins:
- the LOC116769725 gene encoding LOW QUALITY PROTEIN: dnaJ homolog subfamily C member 25 homolog (The sequence of the model RefSeq protein was modified relative to this genomic sequence to represent the inferred CDS: inserted 1 base in 1 codon), with product MPSYITSLIFTSLVCQLTVVFAHDHLLEGIYCGKENCYNVLGVTREATKSEISKNYRQLAKKYHPDKHRGEQEKKEAEEKFKEIATAYEILRDDEERSDYNYMLDNPQEYYAHYYRYYRRRMAPKVDVRIVLAVTITIISVIQYYSAWSKYDTAIKYFMTVPKYRHRALEKAKADNIEIQTKVKGPKKNKVELKEEQDRIIRKIIEENMDIKGAYAKPEITNILWIQIIILPYTIAVFIYWYLRWFWKFTILKHPYGEEEKLYIIRKXMKLGQYQFNALEDDERQEFLDEELWIKENFDVWKELKDEETKKALADNNKYKQYRRYIKQHGVGRMTFDDS from the exons ATGCCTTCATATATTACAAGTTTAATTTTCACATCCTTAGTATGTCAACTAACAGTGGTTTTCGCTCATGACCACCTACTCGAAGGTATTTATTGTGGTAAAGAAAACTGTTATAATGTTTTGGGTGTTACAAGAGAGGCTACTAAGAGTGAAATATCCAAAAATTATAGACAACTGGCGAAAAAATACCACCCAGACAAACATCGCGGTGagcaagaaaaaaaagaagccGAGGAAAAGTTTAAAGAAATAGCAACGGCTTATGAAATACTAAGAGACGATGAAGAAAGGTCTGATTACAATTACATGTTAGATAATCCGCAGGAATATTATGCCCATTACTATAGATATTACAGACGCCGCATGGCCCCGAAGGTCGACGTTCGAATTGTTTTGGCTGTgactattactattatatctGTAATACAGTACTACAGTGCGTGGTCTAAATATGACACGGCCATCAAATATTTCATGACAGTACCCAAGTACAGACACAGGGCATTAGAAAAAGCTAAAGCTGACAATATagaaattcaaacaaaagtcAAAGGCcctaagaaaaataaagttgaaCTAAAAGAGGAGCAAGATAggataataagaaaaattattgaagaaaACATGGACATAAAAGGTGCTTACGCTAAGCCTGAGATAACAAATATACTATggatacaaattataatactgcCTTACACCATAGCTGTGTTCATATACTGGTATCTTAGATGGTTCTGGAAATTCACGATATTAAAGCATCCTTACGGGGAGGaagaaaagttatatattattagaa ttatgaaactcGGCCAGTATCAATTTAATGCTTTAGAAGATGACGAGAGACAGGAATTTTTAGATGAGGAATTGTGGATAAAGGAGAACTTTGATGTATGGAAGGAATTAAAAGACGAGGAAACCAAAAAGGCCTTAGctgataacaataaatataaacaatacagAAGGTATATTAAGCAGCACGGAGTCGGTCGAATGACCTTTGACGACTCATga
- the LOC116769824 gene encoding uncharacterized protein LOC116769824, with protein sequence MAVVPYEMLLHPELLPNEKLIQIIHERHLRIPNLSNMSRPELLRLFHQFCLPYGQRRYRDSGRGKILNKCRQLSPDRTVTMAISDKQRNSPTCSQVSDNGPNKILHRSNEDHPEPAPDLLSGQIKRIKIDRSTPNGSGAKRKSNVDPVNISSDCPPPKKNRKPITWP encoded by the exons ATGGCTGTTGTTCCTTATGAAATGTTATTACATCCAGAGCTTTTACCTAATGAAAAGTTAATTCAAATCATTCATGAG AGACATCTACGAATTCCGAATCTATCAAATATGTCAAGGCCTGAGctattaagattatttcatCAGTTTTGTCTTCCTTACGGTCAAAGAAGGTATAGAGATTCTGGAAGAGGCAAAATACTGAATAAGTGCCGTCAGCTATCTCCAGATAGAACAGTTACAATGGCTATAAGTGATAAACAAAGAAACAGCCCAACATGCTCGCAAGTGTCAGATAATGgcccaaataaaatattacatcgcTCAAATGAAGATCACCCTGAACCAGCTCCAGATCTACTGTCGGGTcagataaaaagaataaaaattgataGATCAACACCTAACGGTTCAGGTGCGAAGAGGAAGTCAAATGTAGATCCT GTAAATATTTCTTCAGACTGTCCGCCTCCGAAAAAGAATAGAAAACCCATTACATGGCCATGA
- the LOC116769822 gene encoding DALR anticodon-binding domain-containing protein 3 encodes MLQDDISVFISNLYKYLVGKDDYVHGLLIKKHSGNLVNLGDLSFPNTVKSWQELLNAEELQNNSDKTFLKFIDKNVSDVIQASQNWEMSVVKATELNNRIYLFLDRTKAISIGLQSALKNNNLLLHKLNKVTNLVKVDPKCVEDSSVTYLRLKYLTEVVKNLCLVNDIDEDHNIIVTSRHNDNDRTVFCGTVLNSKTGLKENLITAEEYIKLRQDEMTLIAQHKYGVRVSTDVKWREFIAHLGESAVAFEMLQTRSSGPVKVHFDASGGSSKGAAFILYNCARLETMIRTFNERVADGSYPDLPSLYNVDLSLLTDEDEWSIIFTYIMAVASLIRNTVDMNGVCEFRPHLICNFLSGMVKVFSQYYRRVRILTEPRKHLLPIMFARIHMLIILNDTLKMCLKILNIKSVSQMYTVFYCAIARSDWLAEDSRVRPNGRRVWPPAASRFA; translated from the exons ATGTTACAAGATGATATAAgtgtttttataagtaatttatacaaGTATCTAGTTGGAAAGGACGATTATGTGCAtggacttttaataaaaaaacactccGGCAACTTGGTAAATTTGGGTGATTTGAGTTTTCCTAACACTGTGAAATCATGGCAAGAGCTATTGAACGCTGAagagttacaaaataattcagaCAAAACATTCTTGaaatttattgacaaaaatgTTTCGGACGTTATTCAAGCGTCTCAAAATTGGGAAATGTCGGTGGTGAAAGCTACGGAGTTAAATAAccgaatttatttgtttttggatAGAACTAAAGCTATTAGCATCGGTTTACAGTCcgcattgaaaaataataacttactttTACATAAGCTAAATAAAGTTACAAATTTAGTAAAAGTAGATCCAAAGTGCGTTGAAGATAGTAGTGTAACATATTtgcgtttaaaatatttaacagaagTAGTTAAGAACTTATGTTTGGTAAATGATATTGATGAAGATCATAATATCATAGTGACAAGCCGACATAATGATAATGACAGGACAGTGTTCTGCGGGACTGtcttaaattcaaaaactgGATTGAAGGAGAATTTAATTACAGCCGAAGAATATATTAA ACTAAGACAAGATGAGATGACATTAATTGCTCAACATAAGTATGGTGTGAGAGTTTCTACTGATGTGAAATGGAGGGAATTCATAGCACATTTAGGGGAGTCGGCCGTAGCATTTGAGATGTTACAAACAAGATCATCCGGCCCTGTGAAGGTACACTTCGACGCTTCTGGTGGCTCCAGTAAAG GCGCAGCATTCATTTTGTACAATTGTGCCAGACTGGAAACCATGATTCGTACGTTCAACGAGAGGGTTGCGGACGGCAGCTATCCAGATTTACCGAGCCTCTATAATGTAGACTTATCGCTACTGACCGATGAG gaCGAATGGAGtattatattcacatatataatGGCTGTGGCGTCTCTTATAAGAAACACTGTAGATATGAATGGTGTATGTGAATTCCGACCTCACCTCATTTGTAACTTTCTGAGCGGAATGGTCAAAGTATTCAGTCAGTATTACAGACGTGTCAGGATCCTAACG GAACCAAGAAAACATCTACTGCCTATAATGTTTGCGAGAATTCAtatgcttataatattaaacgatacgttaaaaatgtgtttaaaaatattaaacattaaaagcgTTTCACAAATGTAtaca GTATTTTATTGTGCGATCGCTCGCTCCGATTGGCTCGCCGAAGATAGCCGAGTCCGCCCGAACGGCCGCCGAGTATGGCCGCCGGCCGCGTCTCGGTTCGCCTAG
- the LOC116769445 gene encoding blood vessel epicardial substance-like isoform X1: MLFLSALAIGMITGLQNVSEVPTTESDVESTTDMGLLEATSRAPTPNDFVNVTIQERPSMWDVYLNHCPKWRPINHIFFQTANVFFLLSFLAPHTPSGLIWLRVALILGCSFSGLWAWSVECYLDAVVWNCVFIVINFVYFSVQFYLLRPIKFHKDIEEVYLALFKPLRVSRLQFRRVLMCMRNVRQLKCHELYAHEKVTKVDSLSLVLSGKLVVSQNQRALHIVFPHHFLDSPEWFGVSTDEFFQVSIMAMEESRVLVWHRDKLKLSIMSDGFLQAVFDHILGRDVVHKLMQVSETMSVSNGHLPNSYEEGEDKPMLVVKKAGDGPGITALLNRQLQATDPNAWRLGRIDETDHETPV, from the exons ATGTTGTTTCTCAGTGCCTTAGCGATCGGGATGATTACTGGTTTACAGAATGTCTCAGAGGTGCCCACGACGGAGAGTGACGTAGAGTCAACCACAGACATGGGGTTGTTGGAGGCTACATCGAGGGCTCCCACCCCTAATGATTTTGTGAATGTTACAATACAAGAGAGACCCTCCATGTGGGATGTGTACTTAAATCACTGCCCGAAGTGGCGTCCCATtaaccatatattttttcagacgGCCAATGTGTTCTTTTTATTGTCGTTCCTTGCACCGCACACTCCAAGTGGTCTTATATGGTTACGAGTAGCCCTTATCCTGGGGTGCTCATTCTCAGGATTGTGGGCTTGGAGTGTTGAGTGTTACCTAGACGCTGTTGTGTGGAACTGTGTGTTTATTGTCATCAACTTTGTATACTTCTCCGTGCAGTTCTACTTATTGAGGCCAATAAAATTCCATAAGGATATTGAGGAG GTTTACCTGGCGTTGTTCAAGCCGCTGCGAGTGTCCCGCCTTCAGTTCCGTCGCGTGTTGATGTGTATGCGCAACGTGAGACAACTCAAGTGTCACGAACTGTACGCCCACGAGAAGGTCACCAAGGTGGACAGTCTCTCGCTGGTGCTCTCCGGAAA GTTGGTGGTATCTCAGAACCAGCGAGCCCTGCATATCGTGTTCCCACACCACTTCCTGGACTCTCCCGAGTGGTTTGGGGTTTCGACGGATGAGTTCTTCcag GTGTCTATAATGGCGATGGAGGAGTCTCGTGTGTTGGTTTGGCATCGCGACAAGTTGAAGCTGTCCATCATGTCGGACGGATTCTTGCAGGCTGTGTTCGATCACATTCTAGGGAGGGACGTCGTTCATAAACTCATGCAG gTGAGCGAAACAATGTCTGTCAGTAACGGTCACTTACCTAACAGCTATGAGGAGGGAGAGGATAAACCCATGCTGGTTGTGAAGAAAGCTGGTGATGGACCTGGAATCACCGCGTTATTGAACAGACAGCTGCAAG cgACAGATCCGAACGCGTGGCGTTTAGGACGAATCGACGAAACAGATCACGAAACACCCGTTTGA
- the LOC116769445 gene encoding blood vessel epicardial substance-like isoform X2, whose protein sequence is MLFLSALAIGMITGLQNVSEVPTTESDVESTTDMGLLEATSRAPTPNDFVNVTIQERPSMWDVYLNHCPKWRPINHIFFQTANVFFLLSFLAPHTPSGLIWLRVALILGCSFSGLWAWSVECYLDAVVWNCVFIVINFVYFSVQFYLLRPIKFHKDIEEVYLALFKPLRVSRLQFRRVLMCMRNVRQLKCHELYAHEKVTKVDSLSLVLSGKLVVSQNQRALHIVFPHHFLDSPEWFGVSTDEFFQVSIMAMEESRVLVWHRDKLKLSIMSDGFLQAVFDHILGRDVVHKLMQVSETMSVSNGHLPNSYEEGEDKPMLVVKKAGDGPGITALLNRQLQGEHAPLLRATPSHAC, encoded by the exons ATGTTGTTTCTCAGTGCCTTAGCGATCGGGATGATTACTGGTTTACAGAATGTCTCAGAGGTGCCCACGACGGAGAGTGACGTAGAGTCAACCACAGACATGGGGTTGTTGGAGGCTACATCGAGGGCTCCCACCCCTAATGATTTTGTGAATGTTACAATACAAGAGAGACCCTCCATGTGGGATGTGTACTTAAATCACTGCCCGAAGTGGCGTCCCATtaaccatatattttttcagacgGCCAATGTGTTCTTTTTATTGTCGTTCCTTGCACCGCACACTCCAAGTGGTCTTATATGGTTACGAGTAGCCCTTATCCTGGGGTGCTCATTCTCAGGATTGTGGGCTTGGAGTGTTGAGTGTTACCTAGACGCTGTTGTGTGGAACTGTGTGTTTATTGTCATCAACTTTGTATACTTCTCCGTGCAGTTCTACTTATTGAGGCCAATAAAATTCCATAAGGATATTGAGGAG GTTTACCTGGCGTTGTTCAAGCCGCTGCGAGTGTCCCGCCTTCAGTTCCGTCGCGTGTTGATGTGTATGCGCAACGTGAGACAACTCAAGTGTCACGAACTGTACGCCCACGAGAAGGTCACCAAGGTGGACAGTCTCTCGCTGGTGCTCTCCGGAAA GTTGGTGGTATCTCAGAACCAGCGAGCCCTGCATATCGTGTTCCCACACCACTTCCTGGACTCTCCCGAGTGGTTTGGGGTTTCGACGGATGAGTTCTTCcag GTGTCTATAATGGCGATGGAGGAGTCTCGTGTGTTGGTTTGGCATCGCGACAAGTTGAAGCTGTCCATCATGTCGGACGGATTCTTGCAGGCTGTGTTCGATCACATTCTAGGGAGGGACGTCGTTCATAAACTCATGCAG gTGAGCGAAACAATGTCTGTCAGTAACGGTCACTTACCTAACAGCTATGAGGAGGGAGAGGATAAACCCATGCTGGTTGTGAAGAAAGCTGGTGATGGACCTGGAATCACCGCGTTATTGAACAGACAGCTGCAAG GGGAACACGCCCCGCTCCTGCGTGCGACGCCCTCCCACGCCTGCTGA